One genomic window of Punica granatum isolate Tunisia-2019 chromosome 1, ASM765513v2, whole genome shotgun sequence includes the following:
- the LOC116193233 gene encoding beta-adaptin-like protein A — protein sequence MAPPAQSHRSPSPSQPSGKGEVSDLKSQLRQLAGSRAPGVDDSKRELFKKVISYMTIGIDVSSLFGEMVMCSATSDIVLKKMCYLYVGNYAKVNPDLALLTINFLQRDCKDQDPMIRGLALRSLCSLRVANLVEYLVGPLGSGLKDSNSYVRMVAVIGVLKLYHISSSTCMDADFPAILKHLMLNDPDTQVLANCLSALQEIWTAEASKSEEASRERDALLSKPVIYYLLNRIKEFSEWPQCLVLELVAKYVPSDSNEIFDIMNLLEDRLQHANGAVVLATIKVFLQLTLSMTDVHQQVYERIKAPLLTLVSSGSPEQSYAVLSHLHLLVMRAPVLFSSDYKHFYCQYNESFYVKKLKLEMLTVVANESNTYEIVTELCEYAANVDIPIARESIRAVGKIALQQYDVNAIVDRLLQFLEMEKDYVTAETLVLVKDLLRKYPQWSQDCIAVVGNISSKNVQEPKAKAALIWMLGEYSQDMQDAPYILESLAENWDDEHSPEVRLHLLTAVMKCFFKRPPETQKALGAALAAGLGDFHQDVHDRALFYYRLLQFNVSTAERVVNPPKQAVSVFADSQSSEIKDRIFDEFNSLSVVYQKPSYMFTDKEHRGPFEFSDELGNLSIGAESIDNCVPVQQVEANDKDLLLSTSEKEDVRVPTNNGSAYSAPSYDSSASLSASQTSTDLVTLEPALPRQASPSLAIDDLLGLGLSTTPMPAPPPPLSLNSKAILDPGTFQQKWRQLSISLSQELPVSPQGIAALTAPQALIRHMQGHSIHCIASGGQSPNFKFFFFAQKLEELSNFLVECIINISNSKSQIKIKADDQTSSQAFLDQFQSALSKFGTL from the exons ATGGCTCCGCCGGCTCAATCTCACCGATCTCCGTCGCCCTCTCAACCTTCCGG AAAAGGGGAAGTATCAGATTTAAAGTCACAGCTCCGGCAGCTAGCGGGCAGCCGAGCTCCAGGAGTAGATGACTCCAAGCGCGAGCTATTTAAGAAGGTCATTTCCTACATGACGATAGGCATAGATGTCTCATCTCTCTTTGGTGAAATGGTGATGTGCTCGGCAACATCAGATATTGTTTTGAAGAAAATGTGTTACTTGTATGTTGGGAACTATGCCAAGGTTAACCCGGATCTTGCTCTATTGACGATTAACTTTCTCCAAAGGGACTGCAAGGACCAGGATCCAATGATTAGAGGGCTAGCATTGCGGAGCTTGTGTTCATTGAGAGTTGCAAATTTGGTGGAGTATTTGGTTGGACCCTTAGGATCAGGGTTAAAGGACAGTAATAGTTATGTAAGGATGGTGGCTGTGATTGGGGTTTTGAAACTATATCACATATCATCTTCAACATGTATGGATGCAGACTTCCCAGCCATACTGAAGCATTTGATGCTTAATGACCCTGATACCCAG GTGTTAGCAAATTGTTTATCAGCCTTACAAGAGATTTGGACTGCTGAAGCAAGCAAATCTGAGGAAGCATCCCGGGAAAGAGATGCTTTACTTAGCAAGCCAGTGATATATTACCTCTTGAATCG GATTAAGGAATTTAGTGAATGGCCACAATGTCTGGTGCTGGAGTTAGTAGCTAAATACGTGCCTTCAGACAGTAATGAAATCTTTGACATCATGAATCTCCTTGAGGACAGACTTCAGCATGCAAACGGTGCTGTTGTATTAGCTACTATCAAGGTGTTTCTGCAGTTGACCTTGTCCATGACAGATGTTCATCAACAG GTCTACGAACGTATTAAAGCTCCTCTGCTAACCCTAGTGAGCTCCGGCAGTCCTGAGCAATCTTATGCAGTTTTGAGTCATCTGCATCTGTTGGTGATGCGTGCACcagttttattttcttcagaCTACAAACATTTCTACTGCCAGTACAATGAATCATTCTATGTCAAGAAGTTGAAGCTTGAAATGCTTACAGTGGTTGCAAATGAGAGTAACACCTATGAAATTG TAACGGAGTTATGTGAGTATGCTGCAAATGTTGACATACCTATCGCCAGAGAATCCATTCGAGCTGTCGGAAAGATTGCACTTCAGCAATATGATGTCAATGCAATTGTGGACAGGCTCCTTCAAtttcttgaaatggaaaaggacTATGTGACTGCTGAAACATTG GTTTTAGTAAAAGATTTGCTAAGAAAATATCCCCAGTGGAGCCAAGATTGCATTGCCGTTGTTGGAAATATCAGTAGTAAGAATGTTCAGGAGCCCAAAGCAAAGGCAGCTCTTATATGGATGTTGGGGGAGTATTCTCAAGACATGCAGGATGCTCCTTATATATTGGAAAGCTTAGCTGAAAATTGGGATGATGAGCATTCTCCCGAG GTTCGTCTTCATCTTCTAACAGCGGTAATGAAGTGCTTCTTCAAAAGGCCACCAGAGACGCAAAAGGCCCTTGGGGCAGCGTTGGCTGCTGGCCTTGGTGATTTTCACCAG GACGTTCATGACAGAGCCTTGTTCTACTACAGGCTTCTGCAATTCAATGTTTCTACAGCAGAACGTGTAGTTAACCCACCAAAGCAAGCTGTTTCCGTTTTTGCAGATTCTCAGAGCAGCGAAATCAAAGACCGCATTTTTGATGAGTTCAATAGTCTCTCTGTTGTGTACCAAAAG CCATCTTATATGTTTACTGACAAGGAGCATCGCGGGCCGTTTGAGTTTTCAGACGAACTTGGTAACTTATCTATTGGGGCAGAGTCCATAGATAATTGTGTTCCAGTGCAGCAGGTCGAGGCCAATGACAAGGACCTCCTCTTAAGCACTTCGGAGAAGGAAGATGTTAGGGTTCCAACTAACAATGGCTCTGCCTACAGTGCTCCTTCATATGATTCATCTGCATCtctttctgcttcgcaaacgTCGACCGATCTAGTGACTTTAGAACCTGCTTTACCTCGTCAAGCCTCTCCTAGCTTGGCCATAGACGATCTTCTTGGTCTAGGTTTATCAACCACACCTATGccagctcctcctcctcctttgaGTCTCAATTCCAAGGCTATCTTGGATCCGGGAACTTTCCAGCAGAAGTGGCGCCAGTTATCTATATCTTTATCTCAG GAACTTCCTGTTAGTCCTCAAGGAATTGCAGCCCTAACAGCACCACAGGCCCTCATAAGGCACATGCAGGGCCACTCCATCCATTGCATCGCATCGGGAGGCCAATCCCCAAACTTCAAGTTCTTCTTCTTTGCCCAGAAATTGGAAGAACTGTCCAATTTCCTGGTGGAGTGTATAATCAACATATCAAACTCTAAATCACAGATTAAGATCAAAGCAGACGATCAGACTTCATCGCAGGCCTTCTTGGACCAGTTCCAGTCCGCCTTGTCCAAATTCGGTACGCTATGA